The following are encoded in a window of Nibricoccus aquaticus genomic DNA:
- a CDS encoding SDR family oxidoreductase has product MSSPDYLNSLFSLAGKVAVVIGGTGELCGAMASGLAGAGAEVVLVGRNEEKAKARLDKIAAAGGKAYFVSAEASSKAEIEGLLAKVLERSKKIDIVVNGAGVNSATPFFDIKEDEFERIVQINLKGVFLGSQIFGKYLVDRGEGGSIINLGSMSGVVPLSRVFTYSATKAAVHNLSKNLAREWAPKKVRVNTLVPGFFPAEQNRKVLTPDRVNSIMGHTPMKRFGEAGELIGATLLLASDAGSFITGAEIIVDGGYHAMTI; this is encoded by the coding sequence ATGAGCTCCCCTGACTATCTGAACTCTCTCTTTTCACTCGCTGGCAAGGTCGCTGTCGTCATCGGCGGCACGGGCGAACTTTGCGGCGCGATGGCTTCGGGCCTTGCGGGTGCTGGCGCGGAAGTCGTGCTGGTGGGGCGCAATGAAGAGAAGGCCAAGGCGCGTCTCGACAAGATCGCGGCGGCGGGCGGCAAGGCTTATTTCGTGTCGGCCGAGGCAAGCAGCAAGGCGGAGATCGAAGGACTGCTGGCCAAGGTGCTGGAGCGCTCGAAGAAGATCGATATCGTCGTGAATGGCGCGGGCGTGAACTCGGCGACGCCGTTTTTCGACATCAAGGAAGACGAGTTCGAGCGCATCGTGCAGATCAACTTGAAGGGCGTGTTTCTCGGTTCGCAGATTTTCGGCAAGTATCTCGTCGACCGCGGCGAGGGCGGCTCGATCATCAATCTCGGCTCGATGTCGGGTGTGGTGCCGTTGTCGCGGGTGTTCACCTACTCGGCGACGAAGGCAGCGGTGCATAATCTCTCGAAGAACCTGGCGCGTGAGTGGGCGCCGAAGAAGGTGCGCGTGAACACGCTGGTCCCGGGCTTTTTCCCGGCGGAGCAGAACCGCAAGGTGCTCACGCCGGATCGCGTGAACAGCATCATGGGGCACACGCCGATGAAACGCTTCGGCGAGGCGGGCGAACTGATCGGCGCGACGCTGCTGCTGGCGAGCGATGCGGGCAGCTTCATCACGGGCGCGGAGATCATCGTGGACGGCGGTTATCACGCGATGACGATTTGA